In a genomic window of Staphylococcus taiwanensis:
- a CDS encoding NAD(P)/FAD-dependent oxidoreductase produces MYQTIIIGGGPSGLMAAVAASEQSDNVLLIEKKKGLGRKLKISGGGRCNVTNRLPYAEIIKNIPGNGKFLYSPFSIFDNESIIDFFESRGVKLKEEDHGRMFPVSNKSQDVVDTLVNTIKENNVKIKEETIVNEIVVDDEGLFKVVTQSEAFLSKTVVIATGGTSVPQTGSTGDGYKFAERLGHTITELFPTEVPITSAEPFIKSKVLKGLSLKDVELSVLKKNGKKRVSHQMDMIFTHFGVSGPAALRCSQFVYKEQKNQKKQEVQMQLDVFPEIKHHELEEKIKNILSKDADKYIKNSLKGLIEERYLLFILEQAKIDGNTTYHHLSNQQLKQLVDCFKGFTFSVNGTLPIDKAFVTGGGVSLKEIWPKTMMSKIKPGLFLCGEVLDIHGYTGGYNITSALVTGHVAGYEAGIFK; encoded by the coding sequence ATGTATCAAACCATAATTATAGGCGGCGGCCCTAGTGGACTTATGGCTGCTGTAGCAGCGAGTGAACAAAGTGATAATGTATTATTAATTGAAAAGAAAAAAGGATTAGGTCGTAAGCTTAAAATTTCAGGTGGTGGTAGATGTAATGTAACTAATCGACTACCATATGCTGAAATTATAAAAAATATACCTGGAAACGGTAAATTTTTATATAGTCCTTTTTCAATATTTGATAATGAATCTATCATTGATTTTTTTGAATCAAGAGGTGTTAAACTTAAAGAAGAGGACCACGGAAGAATGTTTCCAGTTTCAAATAAATCACAAGATGTTGTAGATACCCTAGTTAATACCATAAAAGAAAATAATGTAAAAATTAAGGAAGAAACAATAGTAAATGAAATAGTTGTAGACGATGAAGGATTATTTAAAGTAGTTACTCAAAGTGAAGCGTTTTTAAGTAAAACAGTTGTCATAGCAACTGGAGGTACTAGTGTTCCACAAACCGGATCAACTGGTGATGGCTATAAATTTGCTGAGCGTTTAGGTCATACCATTACTGAATTGTTTCCAACTGAAGTTCCTATTACTTCGGCAGAACCTTTTATTAAATCTAAAGTTCTCAAGGGTCTTAGTCTTAAAGATGTTGAATTATCCGTACTTAAGAAAAATGGTAAAAAAAGAGTAAGTCATCAAATGGATATGATATTTACACACTTTGGTGTAAGTGGCCCTGCTGCTTTGCGTTGTAGTCAATTTGTTTATAAAGAGCAAAAAAATCAAAAAAAACAGGAAGTTCAAATGCAGTTGGATGTATTTCCAGAAATTAAGCATCATGAACTAGAAGAAAAAATTAAAAATATATTGAGTAAAGATGCCGATAAATACATTAAAAATAGTTTGAAAGGCTTAATAGAAGAACGTTACTTACTATTTATACTAGAACAAGCAAAAATAGATGGAAATACTACTTATCATCATCTATCAAATCAACAACTTAAACAATTAGTAGATTGTTTTAAAGGTTTTACTTTTTCAGTAAATGGAACGTTACCTATAGATAAAGCCTTTGTAACAGGTGGTGGCGTTAGCTTAAAAGAAATATGGCCTAAGACAATGATGTCTAAAATTAAACCTGGATTATTTTTATGTGGTGAAGTCTTAGATATTCACGGTTATACAGGTGGCTATAATATTACTAGTGCCTTGGTAACTGGCCATGTTGCTGGATACGAAGCAGGCATATTCAAATAA
- a CDS encoding YtxH domain-containing protein produces the protein MAKSTGLLRIVAGVGAAAAAVVLSRKESRDKLKEQYNKYKEDPEGYKENARGLASQLGNKASETFQEVRNNPQDYANRLKNDPKSFLEEEKTKFTNLDSNKEDSLQEGKFDDEGGATVNNNLRVVTEEDLKNNNNALEDKD, from the coding sequence ATGGCTAAAAGTACAGGTCTATTAAGAATTGTTGCTGGAGTTGGCGCTGCAGCGGCAGCAGTAGTATTATCTCGTAAAGAAAGCAGAGATAAATTAAAAGAGCAATACAACAAATACAAAGAAGATCCAGAAGGTTATAAAGAAAATGCAAGAGGCTTAGCTAGTCAACTTGGTAATAAAGCAAGTGAGACTTTCCAAGAAGTTAGAAATAACCCTCAAGATTATGCTAATCGCTTAAAAAATGATCCTAAATCATTTTTAGAAGAAGAAAAAACTAAATTTACAAATTTAGATTCTAATAAAGAAGATTCTCTTCAGGAAGGTAAATTCGATGATGAGGGTGGCGCAACTGTTAATAATAACTTAAGAGTTGTGACTGAAGAAGATTTAAAAAATAATAATAATGCATTAGAAGATAAAGACTAA
- the pepV gene encoding dipeptidase PepV, with amino-acid sequence MWKEKVQEYESQIIDDLKGLLSIESVRDDSQASDDAPVGPGPRKALDYMYEIAQRDGFSTHDVDHIAGRIEAGKGDEVLGVLCHVDVVPAGDGWDSDPFTPVVTDDAIIARGTLDDKGPTIAAYYAIKILNDMKVDWKKRIHVIIGTDEESDWKCTERYFKTEEMPTLGFAPDAEFPAIHGEKGITTFDLVQHATSEDSDEPDYELLSFESGQRYNMVPDHVEARVFVKENMTDVVQHFEAYLDQHKLQGESVVDSGELVLTVEGKAVHGMDPSLGINAGLYLLDFLATLNLNQTAREFVDFSNRYLHESHFGEKMGMKFHTEIMGDVTTNVGVIKYDNKNGGRFGVNLRYPQGFEFEEAIKRFTNEIKSFGFAIEIGKIQKPHYVDKNDPFVQKLVKAYRNQTGDMSEPYTIGGGTYARNLDKGVAFGAMFEDSEDLMHQKNEYITKKQLFNATSIYLEAIYSLCVEG; translated from the coding sequence ATGTGGAAAGAAAAAGTTCAAGAATATGAAAGTCAGATAATCGATGACTTAAAAGGTCTGCTTTCAATTGAGAGTGTCAGAGATGATTCACAAGCTTCTGACGATGCTCCAGTTGGACCAGGGCCACGTAAAGCACTTGATTATATGTATGAAATCGCACAGAGAGATGGTTTTTCTACACATGATGTAGATCATATAGCAGGACGAATTGAAGCGGGTAAAGGTGATGAAGTTTTAGGCGTGCTATGTCACGTTGATGTTGTGCCAGCTGGTGATGGTTGGGATTCAGATCCATTTACGCCGGTAGTGACTGATGACGCCATTATTGCAAGAGGTACATTAGATGATAAAGGTCCTACAATTGCTGCGTACTATGCAATTAAGATTTTAAATGATATGAAAGTTGATTGGAAAAAGCGCATTCATGTCATTATTGGTACAGATGAAGAATCTGATTGGAAATGTACTGAAAGATACTTCAAAACTGAGGAAATGCCTACTTTAGGATTTGCACCTGATGCTGAATTTCCAGCAATTCATGGTGAAAAAGGTATCACAACGTTCGATTTAGTACAGCATGCAACATCAGAGGATTCAGATGAACCTGATTATGAATTATTATCATTTGAATCTGGGCAACGCTATAACATGGTTCCTGACCACGTTGAAGCACGTGTATTTGTTAAAGAAAATATGACTGATGTGGTTCAACATTTTGAAGCATATTTAGATCAACATAAATTACAAGGCGAAAGTGTTGTTGATAGTGGCGAATTAGTCTTAACTGTTGAAGGTAAAGCAGTTCATGGTATGGATCCTTCATTAGGCATTAATGCTGGTTTATATTTACTTGACTTTTTAGCTACATTAAATTTAAATCAAACAGCAAGAGAGTTCGTAGATTTCAGTAATCGTTATTTACATGAATCTCATTTTGGTGAAAAAATGGGCATGAAATTCCACACTGAAATTATGGGAGATGTAACAACTAACGTTGGTGTAATTAAATATGATAATAAAAATGGCGGTCGCTTCGGTGTTAATTTACGATACCCACAAGGATTTGAATTTGAAGAAGCGATTAAACGATTTACTAATGAAATTAAATCATTTGGCTTCGCAATTGAAATTGGCAAAATTCAAAAGCCACATTATGTAGATAAAAATGATCCATTTGTACAAAAGCTAGTTAAAGCATACAGAAATCAGACAGGTGACATGTCAGAACCTTATACAATTGGTGGTGGTACTTATGCAAGAAACCTTGATAAAGGTGTAGCATTTGGTGCCATGTTTGAAGATTCAGAGGATTTAATGCATCAAAAGAATGAATATATCACTAAAAAACAATTATTCAACGCAACAAGCATCTATTTAGAAGCAATTTATTCACTATGTGTGGAGGGATAA
- a CDS encoding polysaccharide biosynthesis protein — MSENKEMVRGTFLITLSILITKILGVLFVIPFYAIMGADAEEKLAPFNYAYVPYNIAIAVATAGVPLAASKFVAKYNALGAYRVGQKLYKSSFIVMSISGIIGFLILFFLAPDIAALTLGRKEGKGGWTIDDITWIIRIISMVVVFIPLLATWRGVFQGYESMGPTAVSEVTEQLARIVFILIGSYLVLNVFHGSYLQANGVATFAAAIGAIGGLLTLWYYWRKRKPHIERMVQSDNTGLEVSYTKMYKEIISYSIPFVIVSLNFPLFNLVDQFTHNNALDAAGFLGNKDYFFTILNFTTNKIVMIPTSLAAGFAVSLIPFITKTFAEGRLTEMHRQIQTSIGVLMYITVPASLGIMALASPLYTVFYQYNPDGNKILFYYAPVAILISLLSVTASMLQGINKQKLTVFVIIGSVVVKLILNIPLIMLFHTAGAVLSTAIALTVANVANLMILKVYAKYQFTDTFVQVAKIFIYSLIMMISVEVVYFILSLFIPVDRKFAALIILIIGVIVGGLVYGIITIKNRLADEFLGELPGKIRNKIWFLR; from the coding sequence ATGAGTGAAAATAAGGAAATGGTAAGAGGTACCTTTCTAATTACTTTAAGTATACTTATTACCAAAATTTTAGGAGTGCTTTTTGTAATTCCTTTTTACGCAATAATGGGTGCCGATGCGGAGGAAAAACTAGCGCCATTTAACTACGCATATGTTCCTTACAATATAGCAATTGCAGTTGCTACTGCTGGAGTTCCATTAGCAGCCTCTAAATTTGTTGCTAAATATAATGCTTTAGGAGCATATAGAGTTGGACAAAAGCTTTATAAGTCTAGTTTTATAGTAATGTCGATATCTGGAATAATTGGTTTCTTAATATTATTCTTCTTGGCACCGGATATAGCTGCACTTACTCTAGGTCGAAAAGAAGGTAAGGGTGGATGGACCATCGATGATATCACTTGGATTATTAGAATCATCAGTATGGTAGTCGTATTTATTCCTTTACTAGCAACTTGGAGAGGTGTGTTCCAAGGATATGAATCAATGGGACCAACAGCTGTTTCTGAAGTAACAGAACAACTCGCGAGAATAGTATTTATATTGATCGGTAGCTATTTAGTACTTAACGTATTTCATGGCTCATATTTACAAGCCAATGGGGTGGCAACTTTTGCAGCTGCTATAGGTGCGATTGGTGGATTATTAACGCTTTGGTATTACTGGAGAAAACGTAAGCCACATATTGAAAGAATGGTTCAATCAGATAACACTGGTTTAGAAGTGTCTTATACTAAAATGTATAAAGAAATCATTTCTTATAGTATTCCTTTTGTTATTGTAAGTTTAAATTTCCCATTATTTAATCTAGTAGATCAATTTACGCACAATAATGCACTTGATGCAGCAGGATTTCTAGGTAATAAAGACTATTTCTTTACTATTTTAAACTTTACAACAAATAAAATAGTAATGATACCAACTTCTTTAGCAGCAGGATTTGCTGTAAGTTTAATACCTTTCATTACCAAGACATTTGCTGAAGGTCGATTAACTGAAATGCATCGTCAAATACAAACTTCAATTGGTGTCCTTATGTACATAACAGTTCCAGCGAGTCTTGGAATTATGGCTTTAGCTTCACCATTATATACAGTGTTCTATCAATATAATCCAGATGGGAATAAAATTTTATTTTACTATGCACCTGTTGCAATTTTAATTTCATTATTAAGTGTAACGGCATCAATGTTACAAGGTATCAATAAACAAAAATTAACAGTATTTGTAATTATCGGATCAGTAGTAGTAAAACTCATTTTAAATATTCCATTAATTATGTTGTTCCATACAGCTGGTGCTGTCTTAAGTACAGCAATTGCACTTACAGTAGCAAATGTAGCAAATTTAATGATTCTTAAGGTCTATGCTAAATATCAATTTACAGACACGTTTGTTCAAGTGGCCAAAATCTTTATATATAGCTTAATAATGATGATAAGTGTTGAGGTTGTATACTTTATTTTAAGTTTATTTATACCAGTGGATCGTAAATTTGCTGCTTTAATTATCTTAATTATCGGTGTCATTGTTGGTGGTTTAGTTTATGGTATTATCACAATTAAAAACCGCTTGGCAGATGAATTCTTAGGTGAATTACCAGGCAAAATTCGTAATAAAATATGGTTCCTTAGATGA
- a CDS encoding rRNA pseudouridine synthase, translated as MRLDKFLANMGLGTRNEVKLLLKKGKVTVNDHIEKSPKQQINPEIDTISVDGKMVQYTKHIYIMLNKPKGVISATHDDLNQTVIDLITEYQYLDIFPVGRLDKDTEGLLLITNDGQFNHELMNPKKHVSKTYEVTSKYEITDNDVIAFEKGIELSDGPVKSAELVKIEDNISHVTIYEGKYHQVKRMFHAIENEVLELKRLKIANLALDENLQPGEYRLLSDEELKHIQH; from the coding sequence ATGAGATTAGATAAATTTTTAGCTAATATGGGTTTAGGCACACGTAACGAAGTTAAACTACTTTTAAAAAAAGGAAAAGTCACAGTTAATGACCACATAGAAAAATCACCTAAACAACAAATTAATCCTGAAATAGACACTATAAGCGTTGATGGGAAAATGGTTCAATATACTAAACATATTTATATTATGTTGAATAAGCCTAAAGGTGTTATTTCAGCAACACATGATGATTTAAATCAAACGGTAATTGATTTAATTACTGAATATCAATATTTAGATATCTTTCCAGTAGGCAGATTAGATAAAGATACAGAAGGATTATTATTAATTACTAATGATGGCCAATTTAATCATGAATTAATGAATCCAAAAAAACATGTTTCAAAGACATATGAGGTTACTTCTAAATATGAGATTACTGATAATGATGTTATTGCTTTTGAAAAGGGAATTGAATTATCAGACGGTCCTGTAAAATCAGCAGAATTAGTTAAAATAGAAGATAATATTTCACATGTTACAATTTACGAAGGAAAATATCACCAAGTAAAAAGAATGTTTCATGCTATTGAAAATGAGGTATTAGAATTAAAACGTCTTAAAATCGCTAATTTAGCGTTAGATGAAAATCTTCAACCTGGTGAGTATAGATTGCTCTCAGATGAAGAGTTGAAACATATACAGCATTAA